The following DNA comes from Limnobacter sp. SAORIC-580.
AAATATGCCGCCCACAACTTCGGCCACCATGAAGCTGGTGGTGAGTATCAAGGTGATCCACAGCGGTTTTTCGTATCCTTCTACTTTCACATCATGGGAATGTCCTGCGCCCATATTGTCTACCCCTTATTTAAACCAAAGTTGAACACCAAAACCCGCTGCCACTTTCACTGTTATGGCGAAGCAAACCAGAGTAAGCAATGCGCTGCCCGCCAGCGAGAACACAAACCCCACCTTGGGCAACAGCCAGGGGAAGGCCAAAAACATGGGCAGGGTGGGCAGCACATACCAGAATGTCAGGTAGGCGTGGTTGGCAATTTTTTCCTGCGGTGCCTTTTCAACAGCAAGCCAAATCAGCGTCAGCACCGTGACCATGGGCAACGCTGCGATCAACGCGCCCAGTTTGTCACTGCGCTTGGCCACTTCGGAAATAAGGACCACCAGGCCTGCGGTGGTCAGGTACTTCGAAATAATCCAGCCCATGTTGCTAGCCTATGTGTTGTAAGCAGGTTTTGCTTGTTGATCAGTAACGTTCATTTCCTCTTCCTTGCGGTGGGTCAACCGGTAAAGAATGGGAAGCACCAGCAGGGTAAGGGCGGTTGATGACAGAATTCCCCCGATTACTACTGTGGCCAGGGGCCGTTGAACCTCAGCGCCGGTACCCGTGGCAATCGCCATCGGAATAAAGCCAAGTGAAGCCACCAGCGCGGTCATCAGCACCGGGCGAAGCCGTGTCATGGCACCGTCATGAATGGCCTTGTCTAAGGGCATGCCCTCCTCGCGCAGGCTGCGGATAAATGAAATCATCACCAGCCCGTTCAGCACCGCCACACCAGAAAGTGCAATGAAGCCCACCCCCGCTGAAATTGACAATGGAATGTCGCGCAACCACAAGGCCAAAATACCGCCA
Coding sequences within:
- a CDS encoding DUF3147 family protein, with the translated sequence MGWIISKYLTTAGLVVLISEVAKRSDKLGALIAALPMVTVLTLIWLAVEKAPQEKIANHAYLTFWYVLPTLPMFLAFPWLLPKVGFVFSLAGSALLTLVCFAITVKVAAGFGVQLWFK